A genomic window from Lotus japonicus ecotype B-129 chromosome 1, LjGifu_v1.2 includes:
- the LOC130727458 gene encoding DDB1- and CUL4-associated factor homolog 1-like isoform X1: protein MDGQSQVQPQPPPPHGEDDDDSKKEEEELLIDKVNKLMAKITSNPDNPKPSVLHALASILETHESRYMEESGHSSSSNARAAHLIGRLGSVIRENDDFFELISAKFLLETRYSTAVQAAAARLILCCSLTWIYPHVFEESAVENITNWVKDDNLIFSGEEQNQREASVSEMLKTYSTGLLAVCLVGDVKVVEDVLTCGLSAKLMRYLRLRVLGETSGSQRDTSPLTESRHSSGNTLVRGNDDGHSRFRQLQELSHLDDARVFDERSLDDLTLERERGQDRNTSGQTCQEISWIDGEPPDVLNEGADICEVDSDGEDRWHCRDIRDGRIKYDEQEDNARDDSSRQRANRGGGRSRGKGKVNEGTVESEPVLSPPGPGSRLGQGCSVRDRSIVRNADVRRVPDSKKTLGRITSEASIFERTDNDDCFQGCHIGSKDISDLVRKAVQAADAEARSANAPEEAVRAAGDAAADFVKTAALEEYESTNDEEAAVLAASRAASTVIDAASAPEVSRNSVCLNNEAENASESCEDVEDYFIPYVQSLAKLREKYCIQCLELLGQYVEALGPVLHENGVDVCLALLQQNSKHQEASKVALLLPDVMKLICVLAAHKKFAADFVDRGGMQKLLAVPRLSQTFYGLSSCLVTIGSVQGLMEQVCALPSNLVYHVVELALQLLECNLDQARQKAAQFFAAAFVFRAVIDVFDSQDGLQKLLGLLNDVASVRSGVTSGALGLSNLGSLRNDRSSAEALTSSEKLVAYETCVALQKYFRAHLLLLVDSIRPDKSNRSAVINIRSITAAYKPLLISNEAINAVFQQLQKDRKLGPAFVRKNWPAVEKFLDCNGHTTMLELCQAPPQERYLHDLVEYALDILHIVTLVTRSRKMIVNTTLSNNRAGIAVILEAANIACDHVDPEIIQPALNVLVNLVCPPPSITNKPSPVMQGQQFVSSQTSNGPPSETRDRNAEPNTIMIDRAVHVSSHIDPRERNGESSAVDRSSVVALSAQSVNNTPQTPGPAASSGLVGDRRISLGAGAGSAGLAARLEHGYRQAREAVRSNNGIKVLLHFLQPRIYLSPASVDCLRVLACRVLLGLARDDTIAHILTKLQVGKMLSVLIQNSGSSTLGTEQGRWQAELSQAAIELIGIVTNLGRASTLAATDAAIPLLRRIEREAIAAATPIAFHPRDLLQLIHEHLQKKGLSQTASTLLEESSLAQEASSTPIQWPSDRTPSGFLTNKLKFNAKDEYCSLKSDAISAKKNSLTFSASFGSHSKHQPVDSQYASVRKLLSTGKEPSETSIVETLSESSVRHNIDAGSQDKTPIILPSKRKLSDLKDIPMFSSSGKRLNVGDQGLRSPGCSSAVRKSSLQTDAVGTPTCNLRSQQGRCTADHVDDNHNSISTPGQMTPSSQIFNDLQPNNSERVTLEILVVQYLKHQHRQCPAPITTLPPLSLLHPHVCPVPKRSLEAPSNVSARLGTREFNFRYGGGHGNRRDRQFVFSRFRPWRTCRDDAGALLTCITFVGDSSHIAAGSHNGELKFFDLNNNNVVESFTGHQSPLTVVQSFVSDEAQLLLSSTSQDVKLWDATSILAGPSHSFEGCKAARFSNSGNVFAALSSESGRREICLYDIQTCHLKSSFSDTYPTSTGKGHVYPLIHFSPSDSMLLWNGVLWDCRASGPVHRFDKFTDYGGGGFHPAGNEVIINSEVWDLRKFRLLHIVPSLDQTSITFNARGDVIYAILRRNLEDVTSAVHTRRVKHPLFAAFRTVDAINYSDIATTLVDRCVLDFATEPTDSFAGLITLDDQGEMYASARVYEIGRRRPTDDDSDPDDAESESEDEEDDDDGDEDEDPLLGPGFGRESDGDDMSNDDDDSASDIDDEDADFILDDLDYDGGTGLLEIVGEGDEDDDDSQELESVSSDDEEFEDNDFGF, encoded by the exons ATGGACGGTCAGAGCCAAGTGCAACcgcagccgccaccgccacaTGGCGAAGACGACGATGAttcgaagaaggaagaagaggagtTATTGATCGACAAGGTTAACAAGCTCATGGCGAAGATCACCTCTAACCCTGACAACCCTAAACCCTCCGTTCTCCACGCCCTTGCTTCCATTCTCGAAACGCATGAGTCCCG GTACATGGAAGAGAGTGGTCATTCTTCCTCCAGTAATGCCCGCGCCGCGCATCTCATTGGCCGCCTTGGGAGTGTAATCAGA GAAAATGATGATTTCTTTGAGTTGATATCTGCAAAGTTTCTGTTAGAGACTAGATACTCCACTGCGGTACAAGCAGCTGCTGCCAGGCTTATCCTCTGCTGTTCCCTGACTTGGATT TACCCTCATGTTTTCGAAGAATCCGCTGTGGAGAACATAACAAATTGGGTGAAGGATGACAATCTTATATTTTCTGGCGAAGAGCAAAATCAAAGAGAGGCCTCAGTTTCTGAAATGTTGAAAACCTATTCCACCGGGCTCCTTGCTGTGTGTTTGGTCGG AGATGTTAAGGTAGTGGAAGATGTATTGACATGTGGCTTGTCGGCTAAGCTTATGCGTTATCTTCGCTTACGTGTGCTGGGGGAGACAAGTGGCAGCCAGAGAGATACTAGTCCTTTAACAGAAAGTAGGCATTCATCTGGGAATACTTTAGTCAGAGGTAACGATGATGGCCACAGTAGGTTTCGCCAGCTCCAAGAATTGAGTCACTTGGATGATGCAAGGGTGTTTGACGAAAGGTCTTTAGATGACCTAACCCTTGAAAGGGAAAGGGGTCAAGATAGAAACACAAGTGGACAAACTTGTCAAGAAATTTCTTGGATAGATGGTGAACCACCTGATGTGCTCAATGAAGGTGCTGATATCTGCGAGGTAGATTCTGATGGGGAAGATAGATGGCACTGTAGAGATATACGTGATGGAAGGATAAAATATGATGAACAGGAAGACAATGCTAGAGATGACTCTTCAAGGCAGCGTGCAAACCGTGGAGGGGGAAGATCCCGAGGGAAAGGAAAGGTCAATGAAGGGACGGTAGAAAGTGAACCAGTTTTGTCACCTCCTGGTCCTGGTAGTCGATTAGGGCAGGGGTGCAGTGTTAGAGATAGGAGCATAGTAAGGAATGCTGATGTTCGGAGGGTTCCTGATTCTAAGAAGACTCTTGGCAGGATCACTTCTGAGGCGTCCATTTTTGAAAGAACGGATAATGATGACTGTTTCCAAGGGTGCCATATTGGAAGCAAAGATATTTCTGATCTTGTGCGAAAAGCTGTGCAAGCTGCTGATGCTGAAGCCAGATCAGCCAATGCACCTGAAGAAGCTGTCAGAGCAGCTGGTGATGCTGCTGCTGACTTTGTTAAAACTGCAGCTTTAGAG GAATATGAATCCACTAATGATGAAGAAGCAGCTGTTTTGGCTGCTTCGAGAGCTGCATCAACTGTTATTGATGCTGCATCTGCACCTGAAGTTTCTAG GAACTCTGTCTGCCTCAATAATGAGGCCGAAAATGCGAGTGAATCTTGTGAGGATGTTGAAGATTACTTCATCCCATACGTTCAATCACTTGCAAAATTGAGGGAAAAATATTGCATACAGTGTCTTGAGTTACTTGGGCAATATGTAGAAGCTCTTGGCCCTGTGTTGCATGAGAATGGTGTTGACGTGTGTCTTGCACTGCTGCAGCAGAATTCTAAGCATCAGGAGGCCTCCAAGGTTGCGTTACTGTTGCCTGATGTCATGAAGCTAATCTGTGTTTTGGCAGCACACAAGAAATTTGCTGCAGATTTTGTGGACCGTGGGGGAATGCAAAAGCTGCTAGCTGTCCCTAGATTGTCTCAAACTTTCTATGGCCTTTCTTCTTGTCTAGTTACAATTGGTTCTGTTCAG GGGTTAATGGAACAGGTTTGTGCGCTTCCATCGAATCTTGTTTATCATGTGGTTGAGTTGGCTCTCCAACTCCTCGAGTGCAATCTTGATCAAGCTCGACAGAAAGCCGCACAATTCTTTGCTGCTGCATTTGTTTTCAGGGCAGTTATCGATGTTTTTGATTCTCAGGATGGCTTACAGAAATTGCTGGGCCTTTTAAATGATGTTGCTTCAGTAAGATCAGGAGTAACTTCTGGAGCCTTGGGTTTATCTAACTTAGGATCACTTCGAAATGATCGATCATCTGCAGAAGCGCTGACATCATCTGAGAAGCTTGTAGCCTATGAAACTTGTGTTGCTTTGCAGAAATATTTTAGAGCCCATCTCCTTTTATTAGTGGATTCCATTCGTCCCGACAAAAGCAATCGTAGTGCTGTTATAAATATTCGAAGTATAACGGCAGCTTACAAACCATTACTCATTAGCAATGAGGCAATCAATGCAGTATTCCAACAATTACAGAAAGATAGGAAGCTAGGTCCTGCATTTGTGAGGAAAAATTGGCCAGCTGTTGAGAAGTTCTTGGATTGTAATGGGCATACTACCATGTTGGAATTGTGTCAG GCCCCACCTCAGGAGCGATATCTGCATGATTTGGTTGAGTATGCATTGGATATTCTGCACATTGTTACATTGGTAACTCGCAGTCGTAAGATGATTGTTAATACAACATTAAGCAATAACCGTGCTGGGATAGCTGTAATATTGGAAGCAGCAAATATTGCTTGTGATCACGTGGACCCTGAG ATAATTCAACCGGCATTGAATGTTTTAGTCAACCTTGTTTGCCCACCTCCTTCAATCACCAATAAACCATCTCCAGTTATGCAAGGTCAGCAGTTTGTGTCTTCCCAAACCTCAAATGGTCCTCCCTCGGAGACTCGAGATAGAAATGCTGAACCTAATACGATTATGATTGATCGAGCTGTTCATGTCAGCAGCCATATTGATCCTAGGGAAAGGAATGGGGAGTCCAGTGCTGTAGACCGAAGCAGTGTTGTAGCACTTAGTGCACAATCTGTTAATAATACTCCACAGACGCCTGGTCCTGCTGCAAGTTCAGGTTTGGTTGGCGACCGAAGAATATCTCTGGGTGCAGGAGCGGGTTCTGCTGGCCTTGCTGCGCGGCTGGAACATGGATATCGTCAAGCAAGAGAGGCTGTCCGCTCTAATAATGGTATAAAGGTTCTTCTGCACTTCCTCCAACCACGCATATATTTATCTCCTGCTTCTGTGGACTGCCTTCGTGTTCTAGCTTGTCGAGTCCTGCTTGGATTAGCCAGAGATGATACTATTGCACACATATTGACAAAGCTTCAG GTTGGGAAAATGCTATCAGTTCTGATTCAGAATTCAGGTAGTTCGACCCTTGGAACCGAGCAGGGTAGGTGGCAAGCTGAACTTTCCCAGGCTGCAATTGAGCTAATTGGG ATTGTGACTAATTTAGGGCGTGCAAGTACATTAGCTGCTACTGATGCAGCTATTCCTTTGTTGAGGCGCATAGAAAGAGAAGCTATAGCTGCTGCTACTCCTATTGCATTCCATCCAAG GGATCTTTTGCAACTGATTCATGAACACCTACAAAAAAAGGGATTATCACAAACTGCTTCTACACTGCTTGAAGAGTCTTCCCTCGCACAGGAAGCTTCTTCAACACCAATTCAGTGGCCCTCTGATCGTACTCCTTCTGGATTTCTCACTAACAAATTAAAGTTCAATGCAAAGGATGAGTATTGCAGCTTGAAAAGTGATGCTATCTCTGCAAAGAAAAATTCACTGACTTTCTCAGCATCTTTTGGTTCACATTCAAAACACCAACCTGTTGACTCTCAGTACGCATCAGTCAGAAAATTGTTGAGTACTGGGAAAGAGCCTTCAGAAACTAGTATAGTGGAGACTCTGTCTGAATCTTCTGTCAGACATAACATTGATGCTGGATCTCAGGATAAGACTCCAATCATCTTGCCATCAAAACGGAAGTTATCTGATTTGAAGGATATACCAATGTTTTCATCATCTGGAAAGCGACTAAATGTTGGGGATCAAGGGCTTCGCTCTCCTGGTTGTTCAAGTGCTGTTCGTAAAAGCAGTCTGCAGACTGATGCTGTTGGGACACCAACTTGTAACCTGAGAAGTCAACAAGGCCGTTGTACAGCTGACCATGTGGATGATAATCATAACAGTATCTCAACTCCTGGTCAGATGACCCCATCCTCCCAAATATTCAATGACCTTCAGCCAAACAACTCTGAGCGCGTAACATTAGAGATTCTAGTGGTTCAGTATCTGAAGCATCAGCATCGCCAATGCCCAGCTCCCATTACCACTCTTCCTCCTCTATCTCTTCTACACCCACATGTTTGTCCTGTACCTAAGCGAAGCCTTGAGGCCCCTTCTAATGTGTCAGCTCGGCTTGGTACTCGGGAATTTAATTTTAGGTATGGTGGAGGGCATGGGAATCGCAGGGATCGTCAATTTGTTTTCAGCCGGTTTAGGCCGTGGCGCACTTGTCGGGACGATGCTGGTGCCTTATTAACATGCATCACATTTGTGGGAGACTCTTCCCATATTGCTGCTGGGAGCCATAATGGAGAGCTAAAATTTTTTGacctcaacaacaacaatgtcGTGGAAAGCTTTACAGGCCACCAGTCTCCTTTGACCGTTGTTCAGTCGTTTGTTTCTGATGAGGCCCAGTTGTTGCTTTCTTCAACCTCTCAAGATGTTAAGCTGTGGGATGCAACGTCAATTTTAGCTGGTCCTAGTCATTCATTTGAAGGGTGCAAGGCTGCCAGGTTTAGCAATTCCGGAAATGTTTTTGCGGCCTTGTCATCAGAATCTGGGCGACGAGAAATCTGCTTGTATGATATCCAAACATGTCACCTAAAGTCGAGTTTCTCAGATACGTATCCAACTTCCACAGGGAAGGGTCATGTTTATCCTTTAATCCACTTCAGCCCTTCAGATTCGATGCTGCTTTGGAATGGTGTGTTATGGGATTGCCGGGCCTCTGGGCCTGTTCATCGCTTTGATAAGTTCACAGACTATGGGGGCGGAGGCTTTCATCCTGCTGGCAATGAG GTTATTATCAACTCTGAAGTCTGGGATCTGCGCAAGTTTAGACTTCTACACATCGTGCCTTCCTTAGATCAAACATCAATAACATTCAATGCTCGTGGTGATGTAATATATGCAATCTTAAGGAGAAATCTTGAGGATGTAACGTCAGCAGTCCACACACGCCGTGTCAAGCATCCTCTATTTGCAGCTTTCCGCACAGTGGATGCAATCAATTATTCTGACATTGCTACTACCCTTGTTGATCGTTGTGTTCTTGATTTTGCAACTGAGCCAACAGATTCATTTGCTGGGCTGATAACTTTGGATGATCAAGGTGAGATGTATGCATCAGCCAGGGTATATGAAATTGGTCGACGGAGGCCAACGGATGATGATTCTGATCCTGATGATGCTGAAAGCGAGAGCGAGgacgaggaagatgatgatgatggtgatgaagatgaagatcctCTTTTAGGCCCTGGTTTTGGCAGAGAGAGCGATGGTGATGACATGAGCAATGATGACGATGATAGTGCAAGTGacattgatgatgaagatgcagATTTTATTTTGGATGATTTAGACTATGACGGAGGAACAGGCTTATTAGAGATTGTGGGAGAaggtgatgaggatgatgatgatagtcAAGAACTTGAATCTGTAAGTAGTGACGATGAGGAATTTGAGGATAATGACTTCGGCTTTTAA
- the LOC130727458 gene encoding DDB1- and CUL4-associated factor homolog 1-like isoform X2, protein MLKTYSTGLLAVCLVGDVKVVEDVLTCGLSAKLMRYLRLRVLGETSGSQRDTSPLTESRHSSGNTLVRGNDDGHSRFRQLQELSHLDDARVFDERSLDDLTLERERGQDRNTSGQTCQEISWIDGEPPDVLNEGADICEVDSDGEDRWHCRDIRDGRIKYDEQEDNARDDSSRQRANRGGGRSRGKGKVNEGTVESEPVLSPPGPGSRLGQGCSVRDRSIVRNADVRRVPDSKKTLGRITSEASIFERTDNDDCFQGCHIGSKDISDLVRKAVQAADAEARSANAPEEAVRAAGDAAADFVKTAALEEYESTNDEEAAVLAASRAASTVIDAASAPEVSRNSVCLNNEAENASESCEDVEDYFIPYVQSLAKLREKYCIQCLELLGQYVEALGPVLHENGVDVCLALLQQNSKHQEASKVALLLPDVMKLICVLAAHKKFAADFVDRGGMQKLLAVPRLSQTFYGLSSCLVTIGSVQGLMEQVCALPSNLVYHVVELALQLLECNLDQARQKAAQFFAAAFVFRAVIDVFDSQDGLQKLLGLLNDVASVRSGVTSGALGLSNLGSLRNDRSSAEALTSSEKLVAYETCVALQKYFRAHLLLLVDSIRPDKSNRSAVINIRSITAAYKPLLISNEAINAVFQQLQKDRKLGPAFVRKNWPAVEKFLDCNGHTTMLELCQAPPQERYLHDLVEYALDILHIVTLVTRSRKMIVNTTLSNNRAGIAVILEAANIACDHVDPEIIQPALNVLVNLVCPPPSITNKPSPVMQGQQFVSSQTSNGPPSETRDRNAEPNTIMIDRAVHVSSHIDPRERNGESSAVDRSSVVALSAQSVNNTPQTPGPAASSGLVGDRRISLGAGAGSAGLAARLEHGYRQAREAVRSNNGIKVLLHFLQPRIYLSPASVDCLRVLACRVLLGLARDDTIAHILTKLQVGKMLSVLIQNSGSSTLGTEQGRWQAELSQAAIELIGIVTNLGRASTLAATDAAIPLLRRIEREAIAAATPIAFHPRDLLQLIHEHLQKKGLSQTASTLLEESSLAQEASSTPIQWPSDRTPSGFLTNKLKFNAKDEYCSLKSDAISAKKNSLTFSASFGSHSKHQPVDSQYASVRKLLSTGKEPSETSIVETLSESSVRHNIDAGSQDKTPIILPSKRKLSDLKDIPMFSSSGKRLNVGDQGLRSPGCSSAVRKSSLQTDAVGTPTCNLRSQQGRCTADHVDDNHNSISTPGQMTPSSQIFNDLQPNNSERVTLEILVVQYLKHQHRQCPAPITTLPPLSLLHPHVCPVPKRSLEAPSNVSARLGTREFNFRYGGGHGNRRDRQFVFSRFRPWRTCRDDAGALLTCITFVGDSSHIAAGSHNGELKFFDLNNNNVVESFTGHQSPLTVVQSFVSDEAQLLLSSTSQDVKLWDATSILAGPSHSFEGCKAARFSNSGNVFAALSSESGRREICLYDIQTCHLKSSFSDTYPTSTGKGHVYPLIHFSPSDSMLLWNGVLWDCRASGPVHRFDKFTDYGGGGFHPAGNEVIINSEVWDLRKFRLLHIVPSLDQTSITFNARGDVIYAILRRNLEDVTSAVHTRRVKHPLFAAFRTVDAINYSDIATTLVDRCVLDFATEPTDSFAGLITLDDQGEMYASARVYEIGRRRPTDDDSDPDDAESESEDEEDDDDGDEDEDPLLGPGFGRESDGDDMSNDDDDSASDIDDEDADFILDDLDYDGGTGLLEIVGEGDEDDDDSQELESVSSDDEEFEDNDFGF, encoded by the exons ATGTTGAAAACCTATTCCACCGGGCTCCTTGCTGTGTGTTTGGTCGG AGATGTTAAGGTAGTGGAAGATGTATTGACATGTGGCTTGTCGGCTAAGCTTATGCGTTATCTTCGCTTACGTGTGCTGGGGGAGACAAGTGGCAGCCAGAGAGATACTAGTCCTTTAACAGAAAGTAGGCATTCATCTGGGAATACTTTAGTCAGAGGTAACGATGATGGCCACAGTAGGTTTCGCCAGCTCCAAGAATTGAGTCACTTGGATGATGCAAGGGTGTTTGACGAAAGGTCTTTAGATGACCTAACCCTTGAAAGGGAAAGGGGTCAAGATAGAAACACAAGTGGACAAACTTGTCAAGAAATTTCTTGGATAGATGGTGAACCACCTGATGTGCTCAATGAAGGTGCTGATATCTGCGAGGTAGATTCTGATGGGGAAGATAGATGGCACTGTAGAGATATACGTGATGGAAGGATAAAATATGATGAACAGGAAGACAATGCTAGAGATGACTCTTCAAGGCAGCGTGCAAACCGTGGAGGGGGAAGATCCCGAGGGAAAGGAAAGGTCAATGAAGGGACGGTAGAAAGTGAACCAGTTTTGTCACCTCCTGGTCCTGGTAGTCGATTAGGGCAGGGGTGCAGTGTTAGAGATAGGAGCATAGTAAGGAATGCTGATGTTCGGAGGGTTCCTGATTCTAAGAAGACTCTTGGCAGGATCACTTCTGAGGCGTCCATTTTTGAAAGAACGGATAATGATGACTGTTTCCAAGGGTGCCATATTGGAAGCAAAGATATTTCTGATCTTGTGCGAAAAGCTGTGCAAGCTGCTGATGCTGAAGCCAGATCAGCCAATGCACCTGAAGAAGCTGTCAGAGCAGCTGGTGATGCTGCTGCTGACTTTGTTAAAACTGCAGCTTTAGAG GAATATGAATCCACTAATGATGAAGAAGCAGCTGTTTTGGCTGCTTCGAGAGCTGCATCAACTGTTATTGATGCTGCATCTGCACCTGAAGTTTCTAG GAACTCTGTCTGCCTCAATAATGAGGCCGAAAATGCGAGTGAATCTTGTGAGGATGTTGAAGATTACTTCATCCCATACGTTCAATCACTTGCAAAATTGAGGGAAAAATATTGCATACAGTGTCTTGAGTTACTTGGGCAATATGTAGAAGCTCTTGGCCCTGTGTTGCATGAGAATGGTGTTGACGTGTGTCTTGCACTGCTGCAGCAGAATTCTAAGCATCAGGAGGCCTCCAAGGTTGCGTTACTGTTGCCTGATGTCATGAAGCTAATCTGTGTTTTGGCAGCACACAAGAAATTTGCTGCAGATTTTGTGGACCGTGGGGGAATGCAAAAGCTGCTAGCTGTCCCTAGATTGTCTCAAACTTTCTATGGCCTTTCTTCTTGTCTAGTTACAATTGGTTCTGTTCAG GGGTTAATGGAACAGGTTTGTGCGCTTCCATCGAATCTTGTTTATCATGTGGTTGAGTTGGCTCTCCAACTCCTCGAGTGCAATCTTGATCAAGCTCGACAGAAAGCCGCACAATTCTTTGCTGCTGCATTTGTTTTCAGGGCAGTTATCGATGTTTTTGATTCTCAGGATGGCTTACAGAAATTGCTGGGCCTTTTAAATGATGTTGCTTCAGTAAGATCAGGAGTAACTTCTGGAGCCTTGGGTTTATCTAACTTAGGATCACTTCGAAATGATCGATCATCTGCAGAAGCGCTGACATCATCTGAGAAGCTTGTAGCCTATGAAACTTGTGTTGCTTTGCAGAAATATTTTAGAGCCCATCTCCTTTTATTAGTGGATTCCATTCGTCCCGACAAAAGCAATCGTAGTGCTGTTATAAATATTCGAAGTATAACGGCAGCTTACAAACCATTACTCATTAGCAATGAGGCAATCAATGCAGTATTCCAACAATTACAGAAAGATAGGAAGCTAGGTCCTGCATTTGTGAGGAAAAATTGGCCAGCTGTTGAGAAGTTCTTGGATTGTAATGGGCATACTACCATGTTGGAATTGTGTCAG GCCCCACCTCAGGAGCGATATCTGCATGATTTGGTTGAGTATGCATTGGATATTCTGCACATTGTTACATTGGTAACTCGCAGTCGTAAGATGATTGTTAATACAACATTAAGCAATAACCGTGCTGGGATAGCTGTAATATTGGAAGCAGCAAATATTGCTTGTGATCACGTGGACCCTGAG ATAATTCAACCGGCATTGAATGTTTTAGTCAACCTTGTTTGCCCACCTCCTTCAATCACCAATAAACCATCTCCAGTTATGCAAGGTCAGCAGTTTGTGTCTTCCCAAACCTCAAATGGTCCTCCCTCGGAGACTCGAGATAGAAATGCTGAACCTAATACGATTATGATTGATCGAGCTGTTCATGTCAGCAGCCATATTGATCCTAGGGAAAGGAATGGGGAGTCCAGTGCTGTAGACCGAAGCAGTGTTGTAGCACTTAGTGCACAATCTGTTAATAATACTCCACAGACGCCTGGTCCTGCTGCAAGTTCAGGTTTGGTTGGCGACCGAAGAATATCTCTGGGTGCAGGAGCGGGTTCTGCTGGCCTTGCTGCGCGGCTGGAACATGGATATCGTCAAGCAAGAGAGGCTGTCCGCTCTAATAATGGTATAAAGGTTCTTCTGCACTTCCTCCAACCACGCATATATTTATCTCCTGCTTCTGTGGACTGCCTTCGTGTTCTAGCTTGTCGAGTCCTGCTTGGATTAGCCAGAGATGATACTATTGCACACATATTGACAAAGCTTCAG GTTGGGAAAATGCTATCAGTTCTGATTCAGAATTCAGGTAGTTCGACCCTTGGAACCGAGCAGGGTAGGTGGCAAGCTGAACTTTCCCAGGCTGCAATTGAGCTAATTGGG ATTGTGACTAATTTAGGGCGTGCAAGTACATTAGCTGCTACTGATGCAGCTATTCCTTTGTTGAGGCGCATAGAAAGAGAAGCTATAGCTGCTGCTACTCCTATTGCATTCCATCCAAG GGATCTTTTGCAACTGATTCATGAACACCTACAAAAAAAGGGATTATCACAAACTGCTTCTACACTGCTTGAAGAGTCTTCCCTCGCACAGGAAGCTTCTTCAACACCAATTCAGTGGCCCTCTGATCGTACTCCTTCTGGATTTCTCACTAACAAATTAAAGTTCAATGCAAAGGATGAGTATTGCAGCTTGAAAAGTGATGCTATCTCTGCAAAGAAAAATTCACTGACTTTCTCAGCATCTTTTGGTTCACATTCAAAACACCAACCTGTTGACTCTCAGTACGCATCAGTCAGAAAATTGTTGAGTACTGGGAAAGAGCCTTCAGAAACTAGTATAGTGGAGACTCTGTCTGAATCTTCTGTCAGACATAACATTGATGCTGGATCTCAGGATAAGACTCCAATCATCTTGCCATCAAAACGGAAGTTATCTGATTTGAAGGATATACCAATGTTTTCATCATCTGGAAAGCGACTAAATGTTGGGGATCAAGGGCTTCGCTCTCCTGGTTGTTCAAGTGCTGTTCGTAAAAGCAGTCTGCAGACTGATGCTGTTGGGACACCAACTTGTAACCTGAGAAGTCAACAAGGCCGTTGTACAGCTGACCATGTGGATGATAATCATAACAGTATCTCAACTCCTGGTCAGATGACCCCATCCTCCCAAATATTCAATGACCTTCAGCCAAACAACTCTGAGCGCGTAACATTAGAGATTCTAGTGGTTCAGTATCTGAAGCATCAGCATCGCCAATGCCCAGCTCCCATTACCACTCTTCCTCCTCTATCTCTTCTACACCCACATGTTTGTCCTGTACCTAAGCGAAGCCTTGAGGCCCCTTCTAATGTGTCAGCTCGGCTTGGTACTCGGGAATTTAATTTTAGGTATGGTGGAGGGCATGGGAATCGCAGGGATCGTCAATTTGTTTTCAGCCGGTTTAGGCCGTGGCGCACTTGTCGGGACGATGCTGGTGCCTTATTAACATGCATCACATTTGTGGGAGACTCTTCCCATATTGCTGCTGGGAGCCATAATGGAGAGCTAAAATTTTTTGacctcaacaacaacaatgtcGTGGAAAGCTTTACAGGCCACCAGTCTCCTTTGACCGTTGTTCAGTCGTTTGTTTCTGATGAGGCCCAGTTGTTGCTTTCTTCAACCTCTCAAGATGTTAAGCTGTGGGATGCAACGTCAATTTTAGCTGGTCCTAGTCATTCATTTGAAGGGTGCAAGGCTGCCAGGTTTAGCAATTCCGGAAATGTTTTTGCGGCCTTGTCATCAGAATCTGGGCGACGAGAAATCTGCTTGTATGATATCCAAACATGTCACCTAAAGTCGAGTTTCTCAGATACGTATCCAACTTCCACAGGGAAGGGTCATGTTTATCCTTTAATCCACTTCAGCCCTTCAGATTCGATGCTGCTTTGGAATGGTGTGTTATGGGATTGCCGGGCCTCTGGGCCTGTTCATCGCTTTGATAAGTTCACAGACTATGGGGGCGGAGGCTTTCATCCTGCTGGCAATGAG GTTATTATCAACTCTGAAGTCTGGGATCTGCGCAAGTTTAGACTTCTACACATCGTGCCTTCCTTAGATCAAACATCAATAACATTCAATGCTCGTGGTGATGTAATATATGCAATCTTAAGGAGAAATCTTGAGGATGTAACGTCAGCAGTCCACACACGCCGTGTCAAGCATCCTCTATTTGCAGCTTTCCGCACAGTGGATGCAATCAATTATTCTGACATTGCTACTACCCTTGTTGATCGTTGTGTTCTTGATTTTGCAACTGAGCCAACAGATTCATTTGCTGGGCTGATAACTTTGGATGATCAAGGTGAGATGTATGCATCAGCCAGGGTATATGAAATTGGTCGACGGAGGCCAACGGATGATGATTCTGATCCTGATGATGCTGAAAGCGAGAGCGAGgacgaggaagatgatgatgatggtgatgaagatgaagatcctCTTTTAGGCCCTGGTTTTGGCAGAGAGAGCGATGGTGATGACATGAGCAATGATGACGATGATAGTGCAAGTGacattgatgatgaagatgcagATTTTATTTTGGATGATTTAGACTATGACGGAGGAACAGGCTTATTAGAGATTGTGGGAGAaggtgatgaggatgatgatgatagtcAAGAACTTGAATCTGTAAGTAGTGACGATGAGGAATTTGAGGATAATGACTTCGGCTTTTAA